The Ziziphus jujuba cultivar Dongzao chromosome 1, ASM3175591v1 genome segment GCGCCTTTACTTCATTCTCTCACCAACACACCTGGAAATAAGGACTTTGACATTGTATTCCATATAAAAACTTACTTTTCAAGTTTTACGTAAGCACTTGTGGCCGCACGATATAGATCAAATGCCATTTGCTCCCTTCCATCCTCTTCAAGAATAGCACAAGCATCAGTGTACAGCTGAATAGCTTCATCAGGTTTAGCATCTTCCAAAGCACTGTTACAAGAAAAGCCATTCCAATTGGTTTTCCAAATGATCATTTGAATGCTCAAGGTTGTAATCCCAGCAATATTTCATGAGACAGTATAAAGGTCTAAGCCTGTTTGTATAGGTTTGATATACATAGTTGAGCTAATCTTTATTGGTAAATGGGATGATGGTAGTAACATGCTACCCGAGCCTAATTGTTCTTGTTTTCAAATTCTGGCCATTCTAACTTCAATTctgattattttgttttgcttgtATAAGTCCCTTATTTGGTTTTCTAACTATTGGTCAGGCCCACAAGTGTGAGAGGAGCATGTTAGCGTACTGTGTTGTTTGATATCACTGTTGAGCCAACATTCCAAAAGTTTTTAAGCTTTTGGAGAGTAATGGTAGCttagaaaaagaatttagaaaagattacaaaaataaaagaaaaatataagaaagcACCAAATTGCATTCTGCATGAGAATCTTGCAAGTAActaagctcttctttgcaaattaaattccttttatttctttcttcttttacatAAGtgaagaacccaaaaaaaaaaaaaaaaattacacctaaatgaaataaaaatatattgcaGATTCTTTAGCAAGGAAGAGAAGGCCAGAAGGCCACAAATCCAACAAGAACACATGAGAACAAAGATTAACAGATGAGCATCCAGCTGAGGAGTTCAATTCCTAACAAACACCACATGGTTTTCCTTAGCATCAAAGGATCATCAGGTGGCtaaaaaggggaaaaataaaGGACCTAAAATCCAATTGAGCATTGGAAGTCTTTTGGGATAGTAAAAATGAATAATTCAGTTTTCCTTTTATGAAACCACCATAGTCTTTATTGTTATTTACTTTCATATGCAAAgatattgattaattttaagTTAAGATCCTATACAAAAGACATAAGTTCAAACAAATCCATTTTAAAAGGAGTGCTGAGGTATGGAAAGAATTAACATTGTGCAATTTGATGAGACGCTCAATCGTGTGTcaccaaatattttaaattttatgtgataaaaagaatttatttctcttttgatAACATATAAGAAAGTAGTTCaagcaaaaaagagaaaaaaagaaagtagaatTCAAAGTTGCACCAAGGAAGAGCATGTCTTTACCGGGCCCCTCTTGCAAGAGCATCTGATGCAGGCTGTGATCTCCCACAAACAATATATAACTCAGATGCCCTTCTATAAAAATCAGCAACTTCATTCCACTTGCCTAGGTCCTTTGCTAGAGCACCAGCAGACTCCATATGCTTAGCAGCATCCCAGGGTCTGATTTGGTTGTTAAGGATACAGTGACAGAAGCTACGTAGGCATCAGAAAACAATATGGAAAAGATAGGCAATTTTAATCAATTGAAATGAGGATACGAAGAGATCATCTCTTGTCCTTTTGAAGCTTTTTCAAACGCTTCTTTAGCTTTCTCATAATCCTTGGCAACCCTATATGCATTAGCTAGAAGCAGCAAGAACTTttcaggggggaaaaaaaaaaatgcccaaACACAAAGTTTAATGCAAGtccctattttcttttttcttttttctatctgAGGGACCAAGTGAATGTCTGATTGACAGTTACAGCATTAAtagtaaaatatcaacaaagttCTAAATTGCATAAAACTTGCATACCAGCCTGTTCATATAGGACAGTAGCACTTTTCCAATCAGCACTCCATCTTGTGAGACTGAGTTTTGTTCTGAGAAATTGGACAGAAAAAGTCCACAATTCTATAAATAACTCGAAgtacaaggggaagaaaaaacacagaaaaaagaaaaagaaaaaaggaagaatgccaaaacaatagaaaccatttcaaaattaaaatataaaaataaaaatgcctaTGTGTTTCTGAAAATGAAATGAAGTTTAAATTATCAAACTAGTTTATCACACTCTATTTACAAATCAAATATCGGTTTCCAGCATCATGATTCATCATGTAGCATTTTTCACTTAGTCTTTGCACCATGTAGTAGCCTCTATCAACAAGAGCAGCtaagaagtaaaaataaaaattaaaaataaaactaaaaaaaaatcaagtggAAGCAATTTCCAGAATTTCATATTCCacacaattgaaaaaaaattattgtttcccTAAATTTAAGTgataaattataacaaaattaaattgaaacatTGACACTGGTCTTAGACGCATTTCGATCTTTCAAATTGCAAGAAATGCatagtcccaaaaaaaaaaagaaaaaaaaaaggaacaaatagAAGCAATCATCAAGAAAAAACAAGCTAAAAATCAGCCAACAAATTTCtcaagtaatatatataaaaatatgaacaaGTAAAAACTGGATTttagagcgagagagagagagactgacAGTTTATCGGCTTTGGCCATCAACTTGTTAGGATCGGAAGCTGCCATGGCCGAGCTCCCAATCCGTAGTGAATGATGATCTTTCTTTTTGATcggtttggttttggttttcgAGTTTTCTTCCCTGAGTTGTTTCGTTTGTGAGTTTATCAAATCCCCGTTCTTTTTACCTTTCTATCTTTTTACCATTTTACCCCTATCAACACGGtaaaagcaaatttttttttttttttttttttcaatgagcAAGAAGTATTCTCAGCAGTAATATAtgacaaattaacaaataaatgtcACGATTTAtatccttatatttatttatttttttataatttttcttttcttaaattaCCATTTATCCTTCTATTTATTCTTCTGTCTTATCTTAGGAAGCATGAAAAAGAactgaaaaatttaaaatgtatataaggaataaaaaaaagggaaaattaaaataaatgatttttttaaataaaaacttacCTAAAAATTCAGTGCAAGCAAgtgctaaaaaaatatttaatgaatagaaatatttatgaaaatctatctaatacttaaaaaatctgaaaatatatttaatttatttatttatttattttgtttgttaaaaAAGTCCGCTTTCAATGGGACCAATGTTTATCACCGGCTGTTAACGTCATCCATAGAAACTCTTATAAATTACAacacatatttttttctttctattttctcttgctgattctctctctctctctctctctctctctctctctctctctctctctctctctctctctctctctctctctctctctctcgcgcgCGAGTTTTTTACTCttactttaaaatttttctacAAATTATACCTATCTAATTtctctagctttttttttttacattaattttctCACTAATTTTTTCCTCTCCACTTATCTTTTTCAAAcaactttcttttcttatctttttcaaacaactttttttttttctttataaaatgtTTGGGTAATGGTAaagttagtagaaatttaaattttctaaaaaaataaattttttttttatttggaaaatttttgaaagGAGGAATTTATGAATCTCAGAAAATAAATTTCAGAAAAACTGAAATGGAAAGTGAATCTCTTTAAAgagttatcattttaaaattctctaaaaaatcagttttatatatttttttaaatacaattttattttttagttttaatgcataaatttatttaattacttataaattctaatttcttttataatcaaccaaacactataaaaagaatctaaaaaaaattcatctcgaaaaactaaatcccaaaaaattagtttttggaaatcagtttccttcaatattttcctttttaacaaaCAGACCATTATTCTTTCCTCTCTTATGTTTCATGTTGTTTAGAACTTCTATAAAAATAGATTCAATTGCTTAATATCAAgtgcttaatatatatatatatatatatatatatggactcGTTTTCTGATGCATGTTATTCTCAACAAAACAACATAATGAataattcattaaattatttcataataatTGATTCATATTACATAATATTTGATTCACATTACATCTTGAcatcattaatatatttattcctAATTCAATTTCATGAACAAAGTCATACATATGGTTTCCATAAACATATCTTTCAAATCCTTGGAGAGGAATTAAACCCCACACACACATGCAAACTAGAAAATCTATAAAACTTTTTGTAATTACATAAGGGAaacattatttgaaattttttgaagctcaactttatttgaaattaaaacacCGTACAAACTAAAAACCAGCTGACCCTACTGCGTCCCATTACATCTTCATATAtaccaatatacatatatacataacgtgtttattataaaaaaacataaatttatgaGCATctaaaacatttatatatatatatatatatatcctttaaaGGATATACATGTAAATGATTAAGCATACTCATTCTCGTTATAAAGTTCGACGAATACTTAAcgtaatattattgtataaactAAAACTATCTACTTTGCTCCATCAAGTAATCTATATTAAATGCCATTTTAAGTTGCCTGATGGAGTACAGTAGATGATTATTGATACATATAATActatcaaataaacataaatacgtagatatataataaacattaattaAGCAGGAGGAGGAGTGAGAAAGGGGATGGTAGGGATAGGAGGAAGAGGTGGTAGTGGAAAAGTAGGAATGGTAGGGATAGGAGGAAGAGGTGTTATTCCTGGAAATGGTGGGATTGGGAACTGAGGAacaggaaaaggaaaaggaaaaggaaaaggtgGAGCTGATGGAGTTGTTCCAGTTCCTGGAATAGGAGGTAGTAGGGGAATATTTGGAAGAGGTGGTGAATCTTTCATGTCACCCAAGTTCTCCACCATCTTGTTATTATTAGCTTTACTGTCGGAATCATTATTTGCCACCAACTTTCCTCCATTTCTTTGCTCGTTTTCGTTCGATAATTTCTCTAGTAGTATGCGAGAATCTACAAGATTGCCAGCAGCCATTATCAGGCTTAGCATGAAGATGAGATTCAAGGCCATTTTCACAGACTTTGGAGAAGAGAACATGAGATCATGCATGCAAAGTGTATATGTGGTAGACTTAAAACAAAGAAATCTACGTGGTGTGATAGATAGAGAGCCCAAGTCCAAAACTTTagtactctctctttctctgtatatatgaacaaataatttgtttttcttttctttgtaaataaaCTAGAAAGATCGATGCTTAAGTGGGGAAGTTGATGGTTTTGCCGACTTCCAGCATTAGAAGTATATATAATGAAGCAGACCAAAGTGGGGGGGTTTCTGTGCTTTTAAATGTGTGGCAGATGTGAGTTGAAACGAGTGCCATCAGGCATGGTTAATCTCTTTTAATAAATGAAACCGACTTTACACTGTAGGAATTAATACTTATCTCCGAcgaacatacatatatattcattact includes the following:
- the LOC107418498 gene encoding verprolin, translated to MALNLIFMLSLIMAAGNLVDSRILLEKLSNENEQRNGGKLVANNDSDSKANNNKMVENLGDMKDSPPLPNIPLLPPIPGTGTTPSAPPFPFPFPFPVPQFPIPPFPGITPLPPIPTIPTFPLPPLPPIPTIPFLTPPPA
- the LOC107418601 gene encoding gamma-soluble NSF attachment protein translates to MAASDPNKLMAKADKLTKLSLTRWSADWKSATVLYEQAANAYRVAKDYEKAKEAFEKASKGQEMISSPWDAAKHMESAGALAKDLGKWNEVADFYRRASELYIVCGRSQPASDALARGARALEDAKPDEAIQLYTDACAILEEDGREQMAFDLYRAATSAYVKLEKYTDAAAFLLRLGVAADKCNATNSQCKAYLSAIIVYLYAHDFKQAEKCYNDCSQIDAFLRSDQSRCASKFLSAYTEGDIEEIKRLAQSSTISNLDHTIIKLARKLPTGDLSGLKTDDSKDQEEPLDENDLT